A part of Helicobacter himalayensis genomic DNA contains:
- the carB gene encoding carbamoyl-phosphate synthase large subunit, with product MPKRSDIHTILLIGSGPIVIGQACEFDYSGTQAAKTLKSLGYRVVLINSNPATIMTDPDFAHRTYIEPITEEVIVNIIRQEKVDAILPTMGGQTALNVAMSMYEKGMLEGIEFLGAKPNAIKKGEDRQAFKEAMLKIGMDLPKSRYAYNEDEALEAAKEIGFPLIIRASYTLAGGGSGVAYNIEEFRALAKAGLEASPINEILIEESLLGWKEFEMEVIRDKFDNCIIVCSIENLDPMGVHTGDSITIAPALTLTDKEYQRMRDASFKILREIGVDTGGSNVQFAINPQNGRMTVIEMNPRVSRSSALASKATGYPIAKVATLLAVGFSLDEIKNDITGTPASFEPSIDYVVTKIPRFTFEKFPNADSTLTTSMKSIGEVMGIGVNFAQSLQKALCSLEVGLSGFESINQDIETIKKEIRRPNANRILYIAEGFRQGLSLEEIHELSAIDRWFLHQIQEIITMESHISEEILKNKAQMLAFKQKGFSDKMLANLLNKAYKLDLREGDVTNAREELGIIYAYNEVDTCAAEFPSLTPYLYSKIVDKQSVLNAIDSEISNSESNQARKKNLSCDNVESLKESYHSKKNAQEADFKKVLIIGGGPNRIGQGIEFDYCCVHASFALRDLGVQSIMYNCNPETVSTDYDTSDTLYFEPIDLEHVRSVIKKENPDGIIVHFGGQTPLKLSKALSLMGAKIIGTSAKVIDKAEDREKFAAFVEENNLLQPKNAIAHTKQEALDLGKVLGFPILVRPSYVLGGRAMRIVDNEEELRVYMEEAVKVSEDSPVLLDKFLDSALELDVDCISDGERVYIGGIMQHIEEAGIHSGDSASCLPPFGLDSKMIKNIEELSAKIALKLGVIGLMNVQYAIYQNEIYLIEVNPRASRTVPFVSKATGIPLAKVATRVMWQGDLREALEFYDNYKNVDFSGEIYKHKKLKSVAIKESIFPFSKLSGADMSLGPEMKSTGEVMGISDNVGISFAKSQLACKNTIPCSGEVFLSLNDKDKPAGVNLAKKLSALGFSICCTSGTYKALNEAKIQTKLVLKISEGRPNITDLMTNGQIAMAINTSDSKSNRGDTALIRAQILRDNIPYFTTLSAANMVVLALEAMKKRDINKAVALQEYL from the coding sequence ATGCCTAAACGTAGCGACATACACACCATTTTACTTATCGGCTCTGGTCCAATTGTTATCGGGCAAGCTTGCGAGTTTGACTATTCAGGAACGCAAGCAGCTAAAACCTTAAAAAGCCTCGGCTATCGCGTGGTGCTTATCAACTCAAACCCAGCTACCATTATGACAGACCCAGACTTCGCACACCGCACTTATATCGAGCCTATCACTGAAGAAGTTATAGTAAATATCATAAGACAAGAGAAAGTCGATGCGATTTTACCCACTATGGGCGGACAAACCGCGCTCAATGTCGCAATGAGTATGTATGAAAAAGGAATGCTTGAGGGTATAGAATTTCTAGGCGCAAAGCCAAATGCAATAAAAAAAGGTGAAGATAGGCAGGCATTTAAGGAAGCGATGTTAAAAATTGGTATGGACTTGCCAAAATCCCGCTATGCCTACAATGAGGATGAGGCACTAGAAGCGGCAAAAGAGATAGGATTCCCGCTTATTATCCGTGCGAGCTACACTCTCGCAGGTGGAGGCAGTGGTGTGGCGTATAATATCGAGGAGTTTCGAGCGCTTGCAAAAGCCGGGCTTGAAGCCTCGCCCATTAATGAAATCCTCATTGAAGAATCGCTCCTTGGGTGGAAAGAATTTGAAATGGAGGTTATCCGCGACAAATTTGACAACTGCATTATCGTGTGTAGCATTGAAAATCTCGACCCTATGGGCGTGCATACGGGAGATTCTATCACTATCGCGCCAGCACTCACTTTGACTGACAAAGAATACCAACGTATGCGCGATGCAAGTTTTAAGATTTTGCGCGAAATCGGCGTGGATACGGGTGGTAGCAATGTGCAGTTTGCCATAAATCCGCAAAATGGCAGAATGACCGTGATTGAGATGAATCCCCGCGTATCGCGTAGCTCGGCACTTGCTTCTAAAGCCACAGGCTACCCCATAGCCAAAGTTGCGACACTGCTTGCGGTTGGATTCTCGCTTGATGAGATTAAAAATGATATAACAGGCACGCCTGCAAGCTTTGAGCCTAGCATTGATTATGTCGTTACCAAAATCCCGCGTTTCACTTTTGAAAAATTCCCCAACGCAGATTCCACACTCACTACCTCGATGAAGTCCATTGGCGAGGTTATGGGGATTGGGGTAAATTTCGCGCAAAGCTTACAAAAGGCACTTTGTAGCTTAGAAGTGGGTTTGAGCGGGTTTGAAAGTATCAATCAAGATATTGAAACTATCAAAAAAGAAATCCGCCGTCCAAATGCAAATAGGATTCTCTACATTGCAGAGGGTTTTAGACAAGGGCTAAGCCTAGAGGAAATCCACGAACTAAGCGCGATTGATAGATGGTTTTTGCACCAAATACAAGAAATCATCACTATGGAATCACATATAAGCGAGGAGATTCTCAAAAATAAGGCACAAATGCTGGCTTTCAAACAAAAAGGCTTTAGCGACAAAATGCTTGCAAATCTGCTAAATAAGGCATATAAGCTTGATTTACGCGAGGGCGATGTCACAAATGCGCGCGAGGAACTAGGAATAATCTATGCGTATAATGAAGTGGATACCTGCGCAGCGGAGTTCCCAAGCCTCACGCCGTATCTGTATTCTAAAATTGTAGATAAGCAAAGTGTGCTTAATGCGATAGATTCTGAAATTTCTAACTCAGAATCTAATCAAGCACGCAAAAAAAATCTATCTTGTGATAATGTGGAATCTCTCAAAGAATCTTATCACTCAAAGAAAAACGCACAAGAGGCGGATTTTAAAAAGGTGTTGATTATCGGGGGAGGACCAAACCGAATCGGACAGGGCATAGAGTTTGATTATTGTTGCGTCCATGCTTCCTTTGCCCTGCGCGATTTAGGCGTGCAAAGCATTATGTATAACTGCAACCCAGAAACCGTAAGCACGGATTATGACACTAGTGACACATTATATTTTGAGCCAATCGATTTAGAACATGTCCGCTCTGTGATAAAAAAAGAGAATCCAGATGGAATCATCGTGCATTTTGGCGGACAAACACCGCTCAAGCTTTCAAAAGCACTCAGTCTTATGGGTGCAAAAATCATTGGCACAAGCGCAAAAGTCATCGATAAAGCCGAAGATAGAGAAAAATTTGCCGCATTTGTGGAGGAAAATAACCTCTTGCAGCCAAAAAATGCTATCGCGCACACAAAGCAAGAGGCGTTGGATTTAGGCAAGGTGCTTGGATTCCCAATTTTGGTGCGTCCGAGCTATGTGCTAGGTGGGCGTGCAATGCGCATTGTGGATAATGAAGAAGAATTACGCGTGTATATGGAGGAGGCGGTAAAGGTGAGCGAGGATTCCCCTGTTTTGCTTGATAAATTTCTAGATTCTGCGCTAGAGCTTGATGTGGATTGTATCAGTGATGGGGAGCGCGTGTATATTGGCGGGATTATGCAGCATATCGAGGAAGCGGGAATCCACAGTGGCGATAGTGCGAGCTGTCTGCCGCCTTTTGGGCTAGATTCTAAGATGATTAAAAATATCGAAGAGCTAAGCGCTAAAATCGCGCTAAAACTCGGTGTAATAGGGCTTATGAATGTGCAGTATGCGATTTATCAAAATGAAATCTATCTCATCGAAGTAAATCCGCGCGCAAGCCGCACCGTGCCTTTTGTCTCAAAAGCCACGGGAATCCCGCTTGCAAAGGTTGCGACACGCGTGATGTGGCAAGGAGATTTGAGAGAGGCACTAGAATTTTATGATAATTACAAAAATGTAGATTTTAGCGGAGAAATCTATAAGCACAAAAAACTAAAAAGCGTTGCGATTAAAGAATCTATTTTTCCTTTTAGCAAGCTAAGTGGCGCAGATATGAGTTTAGGACCAGAGATGAAAAGCACAGGTGAGGTTATGGGGATTTCTGATAATGTCGGCATAAGCTTTGCAAAATCCCAGCTGGCTTGTAAAAATACTATTCCTTGTAGTGGGGAAGTATTCCTATCCTTAAATGATAAAGATAAGCCAGCGGGTGTAAATCTTGCAAAAAAATTAAGCGCGCTTGGCTTTAGTATTTGCTGCACTAGCGGGACTTACAAGGCACTAAATGAGGCAAAAATACAAACAAAGCTTGTGCTAAAAATCTCTGAAGGTCGCCCAAATATCACGGATTTGATGACAAATGGGCAAATCGCTATGGCAATAAACACAAGTGATAGCAAGTCAAATCGTGGCGATACCGCGCTTATCCGTGCGCAGATTCTGCGTGATAATATCCCTTATTTCACAACACTAAGTGCCGCAAATATGGTGGTTCTAGCCCTCGAAGCGATGAAAAAACGCGATATTAATAAGGCTGTGGCACTGCAGGAGTATTTGTAA
- a CDS encoding ComEC/Rec2 family competence protein, with protein MLDSHKKAESNTSQPKKSPSYSFFKLLAKHLWQSYKDANKAINTTSTLSVRLLEKKSHWIFFILGCLCVFGAFLSLEYRNYARYMDSMQNPTTLNAQVLAQYTKLDKNNKPYFVLKLRVQDGAILYTTSKEDLKDITHSFVEVYGKSAECGFWQYLQSCFFITFSLSLESTKDFRTPLREFIKAQHTDSELSALYLTLYLADFLPKPLREVSNKLGIAHLIAISGFHLGVLSACIAFVLNLCYKPLHHYFPYRNRFFDISTLTLLVLFGYLLLIYLSPSFLRAWAMSALALFFVYKGVRVVSFEFLFIVVIICVSFFPRLIFSVGFFLSCMGVFYIYLFLRYFRPLARSKLYNLTLTPLFFNTSIFLHMLIIVHFFFPYFSTYTISAIPLSIAFVPFFPLSILAHCFSLGGIFDSLLAKLFSLEIFSIEVFTPEWLFGIYLILSALSVRFLSAYIGLFALSSGFFGFLIYSLCVA; from the coding sequence GTGTTAGATTCTCATAAAAAAGCAGAATCTAACACCTCGCAACCAAAGAAATCCCCCTCTTATTCCTTTTTTAAGCTCCTTGCAAAACATCTTTGGCAATCCTACAAAGATGCGAACAAAGCTATAAACACCACAAGCACTTTGAGCGTGCGACTTTTGGAGAAAAAGTCTCATTGGATTTTTTTCATACTTGGCTGCCTGTGTGTTTTTGGGGCTTTTTTATCTTTAGAATACCGCAATTACGCACGCTATATGGATTCTATGCAGAATCCAACCACGTTAAACGCGCAGGTTTTGGCACAATACACAAAGCTAGATAAAAACAACAAACCCTATTTTGTGCTAAAGCTCCGCGTGCAAGATGGCGCGATACTCTACACCACTTCAAAAGAGGATTTAAAGGATATTACGCATTCCTTTGTGGAGGTGTATGGCAAAAGCGCGGAATGTGGATTCTGGCAGTATTTGCAATCCTGCTTTTTTATCACTTTTTCTTTAAGTTTAGAATCCACAAAGGATTTTCGCACGCCTTTGCGTGAATTTATTAAGGCACAACATACAGATTCTGAATTGAGCGCGCTTTATTTGACGCTCTATTTAGCGGATTTTTTACCAAAACCTTTGCGTGAAGTGAGCAACAAACTTGGAATTGCGCATTTAATCGCCATTAGCGGATTTCATCTTGGTGTGCTAAGTGCGTGCATCGCCTTTGTGCTAAATCTCTGCTACAAGCCACTGCATCACTATTTCCCCTATCGCAACCGCTTTTTTGACATTAGCACACTCACGCTTCTTGTGCTTTTTGGCTATCTTTTGCTTATTTATCTAAGCCCTTCATTCCTACGTGCTTGGGCGATGAGCGCACTTGCGCTGTTTTTTGTGTATAAAGGCGTGCGGGTAGTGAGTTTTGAATTTCTCTTTATTGTAGTGATTATTTGTGTGAGCTTTTTTCCGCGCTTAATTTTTAGCGTAGGATTTTTCCTCTCTTGTATGGGCGTGTTTTACATCTACTTATTTTTGCGCTATTTTCGCCCCTTAGCGCGCTCAAAACTCTATAATCTCACGCTTACACCACTATTTTTTAATACAAGCATATTTTTACATATGCTTATTATCGTGCATTTTTTCTTTCCTTATTTTAGCACCTACACGATTAGTGCCATTCCTTTGAGTATCGCTTTTGTACCATTTTTTCCACTTAGTATTTTGGCGCATTGTTTTTCACTTGGCGGGATTTTTGATTCCTTGCTAGCAAAACTTTTTAGCTTAGAAATATTTTCTATTGAAGTTTTTACACCCGAATGGCTTTTTGGAATCTATCTTATTTTAAGTGCGCTTAGCGTGCGGTTTTTGAGTGCATATATTGGACTTTTTGCACTTAGTTCGGGATTTTTTGGATTCTTGATTTATAGCCTGTGTGTGGCGTAG